Part of the Aestuariirhabdus haliotis genome is shown below.
TGAAGTCGTTGTCGCGTTTGTCGGGAGGTGGTGGGTTCAGGCTTCCTAATGGCTATGGATTGCCGATTATTCTCGCCCTGGTATTGCATCTGGCAGCGGCTTCCGCCTTGCTAGTTGCCTGGCCGGCATCTGAGCCGCTTAAAATGAAGCCGGTACCGACCCATGTCAAAGCCTCGTTGGTAGAGATAAAACCCAAATCAAAACCGGCCCCTAAAAAGAAGGCCGTAAAGCCCCAAGTCAAAAAGAAGGCGCCGACTAAAAAGCCTAAAGTGGATAAACAAGCGGAACAAAAAAAGAAAGAGATCGCTTTGAAACGTAAGCGTGAAGCCGAAGCCAAGAAAAAAGCAGAGGCGGAGCGTAAGGCTAAAAAGAAAAAGGAAGCGGAACGAAAAGCCCGTGAAAAGAAAGCTGCGGAACTCCGTCGGCAACAGGAGCTCCAAAAACAGAAGCAACAGCAGGAGCGCGAGCAGGAGTTAGCCGCTTTACTTGAGAGTGAAGCCGCATTTGAACAAGAGCAGCAACAGGCCGCGAGTGATTTCGAGGTTGCCATGAGCTATGCGGACCTGATACGTGAGCAGGTTATACCTCATTGGTCGAGGCCTCCCAGCGCACGTAATGGTATGGTCAGTGTGTTACAGATCAGCTTGGTGCCGACAGGTGAAGTGGTCGATGTTAATGTGATAAAGAGCAGTGGTGACAAGGGGTTTGACCAATCTACCCTTCGAGCCGTCCGCCGGGCAGGGCGTTTCCCGGAATTGCAGCAGATCGAACCCAGGGTGTTCGAGAAATATTTTCGTAAACTGAGAATCGAATTCAAACCGGAGGACCTGATCAGGTGATGACTCGCATAACAGTATGGACGTTAGCGCTTTGGGTGGTGTTGGCTATGCCGGCCCGGGCAGACCTAACCATTGAGATAACCCAGGGGGCTGATAACCCGGTGCCGATCGCCGTGGTTCCTTTCGGTTGGAGTGGTTCTTCTGCGCTTGCTGAGGATATGGCGCAAATAGTGGCTAATGATCTGCAGCGCAGTGGTCTCTTTGCTCCACTAGACAGGAACAATATGCTGAGCTTGCCAGCACAAGAGTCTGATGTTGTTTTTCGTGACTGGCGGGTGTTAGGCAGTGACTATCTTGTGATCGGACAAGTAACGCAAACCTCAGACCAACAGTTTCAGTTACGCTATAGCCTGTTTAATGTACTCAACCAGCGAACCATCGCCACCGGTACGGTGTCAGGCAGTAACGACCTGATGCGGGATATGGCGCACAGAGTTAGCGATCTGGTCTATGAGAAGGTAACTGGGCGACGAGGAGCGTTCTCTACCCGAATCCTATATGTTACTGCTGATCGACATTCCACCTATAACACTGACTTTAGGCTCAACTACGCCGATGCGGATGGTCATCGTGCGAGGGTGATCTATCGTTCCAAGGAACCCATTCTGTCACCCTCCTGGTCTCCCGATGCCAAGCGCGTCAGCTATGTCTCGTTTGATGGTGGCCGTCCCGGTATTTATGTGCAGGAACTGGCCACCGGGAAGCGCGAGCAAATCACCCGCTTCCCGGGCCTTAACAGTGCCCCGGCCTGGTCCCCCGACGGCAAAAAACTGGCTCTGGTTCTTTCCAAGAGTGGCAATGCGGATATTTATATCAAAAATCTGAATACGGGTGAGCTCAAGCAGGTGACTCGCCATTATGCGATCGATACAGAGCCTTTCTGGATGCCGGATGGGAAGTCTCTGGTGTTTACCTCTAACCGTGGTGGTTCTCCCCAGATTTATCAGGTGGAGCTGGAGAGTGGCTGGGTAGAACGTCTTACTTTTGAAGGTAAATACAACGCCCGGGCTCGAGTGTTTGATGATGGCAAAGCTCTGGTGCTTGTCCACAAAGGTGAGGGGGCTGCCGATTTCAATATTGCCGTACAGAATCTGGAAAACGGTCGTTTGCGCATTCTGACATCAACGTTGCTGGATGATTCGCCCAGCATTGCCCCTAACGGTGATATGTTGATCTACGCGACTCACAAGGGGGAGCGAGGTATTTTGGCGGCCGTTTCCGCAGATGGTCGAGTAAAGTTTGAACTGCCATCGAATAAAGGTGATGTGAGAGAGCCCGCATGGTCTCCTTTTTTGAACTAAGTTGTGGTATTTTCGAGTGGTTTTGTTAACTTAATTGAGCAGGTCAACCCAATCTGGAGTGAATAATGGAAATAATGAAAATAGGTAAGCTCTTTGTGCTGGCAGCTTCGCTGGCCGTGGTTGCTGGCTGTAGTTCAACCGGCGGCAGCAGTTCTGGTGATACCGAAGGTGGTTCCACCTCGAGTGGTTCAGGTGTTGATTCCGGATCTGTGAGCTCCTCAAGCTCCACGGGTTCCGATGCCGGTTCCCTTTCTATGGATGAAAAAACACTGGTTGACCAGAAAGTATTCCTGTTCCCTTTTGATAGTTCAACGCTATCGCCATCCGATTACGATTCCCTCGATGTGCACGCTAAGGTGCTGAGCGGCAATAGCAGCCAGCGTATCACCATCGAAGGTCATACCGATGAGCGCGGTACTCGTGAGTACAACCTGGCCTTGGGTGAGCGTCGTGCCAAAGCGGTCAAGCGTTATCTGGTTATGAAAGGTGTCGCACCGGGTCAGATTGAAACCGTAAGCTACGGTAAAGAGCGTCCTGTTGTAGAAGGTCACAGCGAGAGCTCCTGGAAGGAAAACCGTCGTGCGGTGATTATTCCTTCTTCAGCGGGTTACGGTAGCTGATAACAGGCTGGTTTATGACACGCGAATCTAAGCGATTATTCCAGCTCAGCCCGGCAATTGCCGGGCTGTTTGCTGTCAGTCTGGCCTGGGCAGAAGTGCCTGTGGTGGAGTCTACTCCAATGAGTGGGTCGGCACCTGTTCCTCAGATGCAGGGTAATAATCCCCAGACCTATAATCAGCCACAAACCAGTGCCGAAAACAGTCTGTATTACCAGTTGGAGCTGCTACAACAAGAGGTGCAGACGTTGCGTGGGATGCTTGAAGAGCAGTCTCATGCCATGCGTCTGATGAAGCAGGAGCAGCGTGATCGATATATCGATCTGGATCGTCGTATTGGCCAACTGAGTAATCCAGGACTTTCGACAGCCCAACAACCAGCAGTTGTCGGTAATGCCAAGCCAGGAATAGATACTGCCCCTACGCCAAGCACTACGTCTGGTGGGCAAGGTGGCAATCCTGAAGTGGAAAAAGCCGCCTATAGCGAAGCCTTTGCCCTGATCAAGGAGCGAAAGTTTGATGATGCGGTGGTTGCCCTTAAGGCATTTCTGGAGCAATACCCATCAGGTGCCTATTCGGCTAATGCACGTTACTGGTTGGGTGAAGTCTACCTTGCAACGGAGCAGTCGGATCTGGCGCAAACTGCTTTTGAGCGGGTTTTAAGTGATTTTCCCAAGCACCGTAAAGCTCCCGATGCCAGCTATAAGTTAGGCCGAGCCTATTATAATCAAGGGGATCTGGAAAAGGCTCGTAGCTATTTTCAGGCGACAATCGATAGCTACCCGGGGTCGACTTCCGCTAAATTATCGCAAGAATTCCTGAAAAAGCTCTAAATCACGAATCCTGATGTCTCAGTGCTTAGTGTCTGTTGCTCGATAGTATTCCCGGAAACTTTTGCTCTTTGCCCGCTCACCCAGGCTTCAGATTCTGCATTTATGGTGGGGTAGAAAAAAATCAGGTAGAGGGGTTGTTATCAGTCTTCAAATCAGTACTATATGCAGCGCTCAGGGTCGTTAGCTCAGTTGGTAGAGCAGTTGGCTTTTAACCAATTGGTCGGGCGTTCGAGTCGCCCACGACCCACCATTTTCTTCTTGTTGTTACTGAGTCCTTCAGTTTCGTAGTCAAAGCAAAATCTTACTGACTCCCTATGCGGATTTACGCGTATATATCTGTTTTCTGCCGGCTTCAAAAACATTGAATATGTTAAACTAGCCCCAATTATTGTAAGCAAGCCCCATTGCTGAGGGCGCAGCGGAAGTAGAGAAAAGTATGACCCTGGTGAGTGATCGAGTTTTTGTGCAGCAGCATCTGGCAACAGAGCACCTGCAAACCATGGACCCTGCACGTAAGCTGGCGCTTAAGGACGAGGTGAAGTCTCTCCTTAAAGAACGCGATGCGGTTTTAGTTGCCCATTATTACACTCCGGATGTTATTCAGGAGCTGGCCGAGGAAACAGGCGGTTGTGTGTCTGATTCGCTTGAAATGGCCCGCTTTGGCAACCAGCATGAAGCTTCGACCCTGTTGGTGGCGGGTGTACGCTTTATGGGGGAAACGGCGAAAATTCTGACCCCTAATAAACGAGTTATCATGCCAACTCTGGAAGCCACCTGTTCGCTGGATCTGGGTTGCCCTGTTGATGAGTTCTCAGCCTTTTGTGATCAGCATCCTGATCGTGAGGTGGTGGTCTACGCCAATACTTCGGCGGCGGTAAAGGCACGGGCTGACTGGGTGGTGACTTCAAGTATCGCCTTGCAGGTGGTAGAGCACTTGATGGATCAAGGTAAAAAGCTTATTTGGGCTCCGGATAAGCATCTGGGAAGCTATATCCAGGAGCAGACTGGTGCCGATATGTTGATGTGGGATGCCGCTTGCATCGTTCATGAAGAGTTTAAAGCCAAGGGTATCGTGGAGCTGAAACGTGTCTATCCAGATGCTGCGGTACTGGTTCACCCTGAGTCCCCCTCGTCGGTGGTTGCGATGGCAGATGTCGTCGGGTCGACCAGTCAGCTAATCCAGGCGGCAAAAACCTTACCCAATGAAATGCTTATTGTTGCAACCGATCGGGGTATTTTTCATAAAATGCGTCAGGCCGCACCCGGTAAGCAATTTATTGAAGCGCCAACCGGCGGTACAGGTGCTACCTGCCGTAGTTGCGCTCACTGCCCATGGATGGCATTAAACGAGCTTGAAGTGATGGTGGACACCCTTAAGGCGGGCAGTAACGAGGTTCAGGTCGATCCTGAATTGGCCCGCAAGGCCATGATTCCGCTACAGCGCATGTTGCAATTTAGTGCAGAGCAGGTGGTTTGAGTAAACGGCATTAAGCGTATGCTTTGATCGGGCCGTATTGCTCTTGTCAGGAATGGGCTCGTTAAAAGCCCATGTTCTGTTGATAGGTGCGCAGGTCTTTAATTTGTTGCTCTATTTTTGCGCTCAGTGCGAAATTTCCCTTAATCTGGGTTTGCGCATATTCCAGGTGCTTGATCGCCTGATCCATATCGCCGGTTAGATAAAAGAACTCTGCTCGAGCCAGGTGAACTCCTAGAATATCTTTTGCGAGCCCTCTTGCTTCGGCCAGGATATACCACACATCCGGGTCATTTGGTCGTTTGTTGGCGAGCTGGGTAAGTATGCGCTCACCCTCTTTGTATTTTCTCTCGGCCAGCAGTATATCGGCATAATTCATGGCCAATGGAAGGTTGTCCGGCGAAAATTCCAGAGCGTCGCGCAAGCGTTTACCTGCGGCTTTGTAATGGCCTCTTTTACTGTCTATTTGCGACTGCGCAATCATGTAATGCAGGTTGTCGGGTTCGGCTTTGATGAGTGGGGCAAGTGTCTGCTGAGCCTGGTCCAGTTTTTGAGCTTTGGTCAGAGATAGGGCAAGTCCATAACGCACGGCAAACTCCGGCGTGCTGGAGCCATTTTCCAGCTCGGCTTTGTACCTATTTATGGCTTTTCGAGGATCTCTGGAGTGATTTATCTGGGCTTTGACCCGCATCAGGTGATAAGTCGGGTTATCCGTGAAATGTTTTAACGGATACTGCTCTGCTCGAGCCCGGGATTCTGCGATCCGGTTTTCTGTCACCGGGTGAGTCGAGAGAAATTCTGGCGGCCTCTGCCCCGAGAATCGAGTGGCTCGGTTCATTGCCTCAAACATTTCGGGCATCGCCCGGGGGTCCATATCGGCTCGAGCCATATTCTGTATGCCCACATTGTCAGCTTCACGCTCATTTTGACGGCTGAACTTCATCCGCTGGCTCTGGATCGCCGCCTGGCTTGTGGCCAGGGCCGCGAGTCCTGCGTCACCGCCGCCGGCGGCGATAAGGAGCACGCTTCCTAACGTGGCTGCCAGGCTGGGGATCCGGTTGCGCTCGGCTTCTTCTACGTTTCGGGCAAAGTGGCGCTGGCTAAGGTGAGCCAATTCGTGAGCGAGTACCGATGCGAACTGCTGTTCGTTTGCCGCGTAGAGGAATAAGCCGGAATTGATGCCCACGATTCCGCCGGGGACCGCGAAGGCGTTCAGTTCAGGGCTGTTGAGAATGACAACTTCGAGCCGTCGGTCTTTGACCTGACTGGTTTCAAGAAGCCGATAAATCAGGTTTTCGGCGTACTCTTTCATCTCCGGGTCATCGATGGTCGGTGCTTGCCTGCGCAAGGCTTGTAACCAGGCGCGACCCAGATAATATTCTTGCTGGGTAGAAACGATAGCGGATGAACTGTCACCAAGCGAGGGGAGAGTTTGTTCCTGGGCGTTAGCTGGTGCTAATGAGCTACTGCAGAGCACACTACAGAGGGCCACCATATTGGTGAATTTTGGCATGATTGTGTCGATTCCTTACGATGAAGTTACTTTACCGACATTTTGGGATCCTTCCCAGTCCCTTTACCCAATCAACAGATAAGTGTCGGGTACTATGTGAATTACGTCGTCATCGGTTACTATCGTTGGCTTATTATGCTCAAAACGTTGGCAGCAATGTTGGTTAAGGAGAGTCGGGTGACGCTGGTGATAGATGTTGAATTGGATGCGAAGGGATTAAATTGTCCCTTGCCGCTTCTGAAAGCAAAGCAAGCGCTCAATGGCATGGAAGGTGGTCAGGTGCTGCGGGTTGAGGCGACCGATGCTGGCTCGGTAAGGGATTTTAAGGCGTTCTGCGAGGTGGCCGGTCATAAGCTGATCGCCAGTGAAGAGGTCGATGGCACCTTTGTGCATACAGTAAAGAAGGGTGCTTTGTGAAAGATCTGAATATGACCCGTTTTTTTAAAGGCTGGCTACACCGTTATTTCTTTGACGAAGAAGCCGTTATCTTATCGGTTCTGCTGATTGTTGGTTTTGTTGTGGTGTTAACCATGGGAACCATGCTGGCCCCGGTTTTTGCCGCCATGGTATTGGCATTTTTGCTTCAAGGGTTGGTCAATCAACTTAAGCAGAGGCGGTTATCTCATAACTTGTCGGTGAGTCTGGTGTTTATGTTGTTTATCACCTCGTTTTTGGTGATTCTGCTGATTGTGTTACCGCTAATTGGTGACCAGGTCTCGCGTTTGTTTGGTGAGTTGCCGCGCATGATTGGCGATGCTCATCACGCGTTGTCGGTTTTGCCGGATGAATACCCCGGTTTTATCTCGGACACGCAGGTAACGGTCTGGATCGATACCCTCAATAACCAGATTACCAATGTCGGGCAGTGGTTTGTATCGTTTTCATTGTCCAGTATTCCCGGTTTTGTTGGCGTCCTGATCTATCTGGTGCTGGTACCCATTCTGGTGTTTTTCTTTCTCAAGGACAGCGGTGTTTTGGCCGCTTGGGCTGGCGGTCTATTGCCTCGCCAGCGTCCCATGATGAACCAGGTGTACGAGGAGATGAGCGATCAGATTGCGAATTATGTGCGAGGTAAGGCGATCGAGATTCTTATCGTCGGGGGTGTTACTTACCTGGCTTTTGCCATTCTTGGTGTGCGTTACGCGGCCTTGCTGGGTTTGCTGGTAGGGTTGTCGGTGGTTGTGCCCTATATAGGCGCTGCAGTAGTCACCATTCCCGTTGCCTTGATCGGCTTTTTCCAATGGGGCTGGGGCAATGAGTTCATTGTGCTGATGGTCGTTTACGGTATTATTCAGGCGTTGGATGGGAATGTTCTGGTGCCGTTATTGTTTTCTGAGGCGGTCAATCTGCATCCCATTGCTATCATCGTTGCAGTACTGGTGTTTGGTGGGCTATGGGGTTTTTGGGGGGTCTTTTTTGCGATCCCGTTGGCTACTTTGTTAAAAGCCCTGATGACGGCCTGGCCCAAACCCGAAGAGGAGGAATCAACCAGCAGTTGATTCCTTCGGCGCTCAGTTTCTAGTTTGCCAGAGACTGAGCCGCAGCCAATACTTCCTCTGCGTGGCCCTTGACCTTGAGCTTGCGCCACTCCTGCTTGAGAACACCCTCGGCGTCGATCAGGAAAGTGCTGCGCTCAATACCCCGTACCTGTTTGCCGTACATGTTTTTCATTTTGATCACGTCAAACAGCGTGCAGAGCGCTTCGTCAGTATCGGAGATCAGTTCGAAAGGAAATTCCTGTTTGGCTTTAAAGTTTTCATGGGAGCGTAAAGAGTCGCGGGAGACACCAAAGATAAGGGTTTTGGCTGCTTTGAAGTCGTTGTACAGGTCACGGAAGTCCTGACCTTCGGTGGTGCAGCCCGGTGTGCTGTCTTTCGGGTAGAAGTAGATAACTACCTGATAGCCCTTGAGGGCGGACAGTACAATATCTTTCTCACTGGTTGCCTGGGCACGAAAGTCGGTTACTGCTTCGCCTACGCTAAAACTCATCTTGAGGATCCCTTGAATGGTTTGGTTTCTGGAGCGCCCGAAGGGGCGCTTTACGCAAGCCATATAGGACCAGTTTGATGATCGCGACGCAACCCCGGGAAACTATCAGAATGCGCTTGTGATGTAAGCTTGTGATTGTCTCGGGGGCTCAGTAACATAGACCTCTTTTTGAATTCGATGGAGCGGTTTTCAATGATAACGGGCAGTATGGTGGCACTGGTTACGCCAATGCACGAAGATGGTAATGTTGACTGGGACGGGCTTACCCGAATCGTTGATTTCCACCTGCGTGAAGGAACCAACTCCATTGTCGCCGTGGGCACAACCGGCGAGTCTGCGACACTCGATGTCACCGAGCACTGTCAGGTCATAAGTCGAGTGGTCAAGCAGGTTGAAGGACGTATCCCTGTGATTGCAGGAACGGGTGCCAATTCGACGCATGAAGCGTTTGAGCTAACCCAGGAAGCCAAGGGGCTCGGTGTCGATGCCTGCTTGCTGGTGACCCCCTATTACAACAAGCCGACCCAGGAAGGCATGTACCAGCACTTCAAGTACATTGCGGAACGTGTCGAGATTCCTCAAATTCTTTACAACGTGCCAGGTCGTACCTCGGTTGACCTGTTGCCTGAAACGGTAGAGCGGTTGGCCCTGGTGGATAACATTGTCGGTATAAAGGAAGCGACGGGTGATATTGAGCGTGCCAAGCGTCTGATCGCAAACTGCAGTGCGGATTTTGCTGTTTATTCGGGTGATGATCCGACGGCGGTTGAACTCATTCTTGCTGGAGGCAAGGGTAATATCTCTGTCACGGCCAATGTCGCACCGGCCAAAATGTCCGAGCTTTGCCGCTTGGCTCTTGCCGGGAAGGCCGATGAAGCTCGTCGTTTGAATGAAGAGCTTATGCCCCTGCATTCCAATTTATTCGTCGAGTCCAACCCGATTCCTGTGAAGTGGGCACTGCAGGAGATGGGGATGATTGAAGGTGGCATACGCTTGCCCCTAACGCCGCTTTCTGAACCATCGCAAGCCATTGTTCGTGATGTGTTAAAGCGCAACAAGCTGTTGTAATTCTTTTGATATTTGCCGTTTGTAATAACCTGAAATATTGAGGCTCCCAGGAATGCATAAATTGAGGATGTTGGCTGTACTCACCGCCATGATCTTGCTGAGTGGTTGTGTGAATGATTACATCCGTGACCGGGGCAATGATTACCGATCAGCGGAACTGTATCCGGTGACACAATTACCCGAAGGGTATGATGATTCCCGTTTTGACACGCTGATGTTGATCCCCGAGCAAGGCGATGGGCCTAAAGGGGAAGAGTTTGTTGTACCAAGGCCCAATGCCATTGTATTGGCCGGTGACACTGACCTCTATCGAATCGAACAGGATGGCAATGCGCGATGGATTCTTTCGCAGAAGAAGCCTGGGCAAGTATGGCCGGCACTGATCAGCTTCTGGGAGTCCAGCGGTATTAATCTGGAAGTGAACGATCCCGCCAATGGTGAAATGGAGACCAGTTGGGTTGTCATCAATGAGACCGAGCAGAAAGATCAGGTAAGACGAATTATTGGCAATTTGCTCGGTTCGGATATCAGCGATGATATGCAGGATAAATTTCGTATAAACATGCAGCAAGGGGTTCAGGAAGGAACCACGGAAGTTCATCTTTTGCATGCTCGTGCCCCAGCAGATGAAGAAAACCCTGCCGTGAACTGGGGTACCGATGATACCAGTGATCTGGTGCAATCAGCGATGCTCAATGAGATGTTGGTGTTCGCCCTGAGCCTCTCAGATGAACCGGAGTCGGTATCTCTGGTTGCTCAGGATCTCAGTATAGGGACTCGCACATCTCTGGTTGAGGACGGTAATGGTAACCCCACCTTACGACTCGACCTGGCTTACGATCGCAGCTGGGCGGCTATTGGTCGGGCGCTGCAAGCAACCACTATTAAGGTTGTCGATCGTGACCGGGGCCAAGGGCTCTATTACCTTGAGATAAACCATGGGGAGGAGTTGACGGTTGCGACAGAAGAGGAAGAGGAGGGTGGTCTTTTCGACTGGTTCTCTGATGATGATGCCACCGACAACAAACCGGGTGTAGACAGCTATCAGTTGCGGCTGACCCGTGTCGGTTCCCAGGTGAAAGTGACCCTTGAGCGTAGTGTTACCGAGCTTGCTCCGAGAGAGATCAGCCTTGATCTGCTCACATTGCTGAAAGATAACCTAAGCTAGGCTTTCGCGGGGGGGCGCCGACAGCGGCGGCTCCCGCACTTTATACGGTATGCAATTCTCATCCATAGGCAGTGGTAGCAAGGGTAATGGTACCCTGGTTCGCCATGCCGACACCCTGCTGTTAGTCGATTGTGGTTTTAGTCTTAAGGAGACATTGCTACGGCTCGAAATGCGTGGCGTTACGGCGGATCAGT
Proteins encoded:
- the tolA gene encoding cell envelope integrity protein TolA, translating into MKSLSRLSGGGGFRLPNGYGLPIILALVLHLAAASALLVAWPASEPLKMKPVPTHVKASLVEIKPKSKPAPKKKAVKPQVKKKAPTKKPKVDKQAEQKKKEIALKRKREAEAKKKAEAERKAKKKKEAERKAREKKAAELRRQQELQKQKQQQEREQELAALLESEAAFEQEQQQAASDFEVAMSYADLIREQVIPHWSRPPSARNGMVSVLQISLVPTGEVVDVNVIKSSGDKGFDQSTLRAVRRAGRFPELQQIEPRVFEKYFRKLRIEFKPEDLIR
- the tolB gene encoding Tol-Pal system beta propeller repeat protein TolB, whose product is MTRITVWTLALWVVLAMPARADLTIEITQGADNPVPIAVVPFGWSGSSALAEDMAQIVANDLQRSGLFAPLDRNNMLSLPAQESDVVFRDWRVLGSDYLVIGQVTQTSDQQFQLRYSLFNVLNQRTIATGTVSGSNDLMRDMAHRVSDLVYEKVTGRRGAFSTRILYVTADRHSTYNTDFRLNYADADGHRARVIYRSKEPILSPSWSPDAKRVSYVSFDGGRPGIYVQELATGKREQITRFPGLNSAPAWSPDGKKLALVLSKSGNADIYIKNLNTGELKQVTRHYAIDTEPFWMPDGKSLVFTSNRGGSPQIYQVELESGWVERLTFEGKYNARARVFDDGKALVLVHKGEGAADFNIAVQNLENGRLRILTSTLLDDSPSIAPNGDMLIYATHKGERGILAAVSADGRVKFELPSNKGDVREPAWSPFLN
- the pal gene encoding peptidoglycan-associated lipoprotein Pal; the encoded protein is MEIMKIGKLFVLAASLAVVAGCSSTGGSSSGDTEGGSTSSGSGVDSGSVSSSSSTGSDAGSLSMDEKTLVDQKVFLFPFDSSTLSPSDYDSLDVHAKVLSGNSSQRITIEGHTDERGTREYNLALGERRAKAVKRYLVMKGVAPGQIETVSYGKERPVVEGHSESSWKENRRAVIIPSSAGYGS
- the ybgF gene encoding tol-pal system protein YbgF is translated as MTRESKRLFQLSPAIAGLFAVSLAWAEVPVVESTPMSGSAPVPQMQGNNPQTYNQPQTSAENSLYYQLELLQQEVQTLRGMLEEQSHAMRLMKQEQRDRYIDLDRRIGQLSNPGLSTAQQPAVVGNAKPGIDTAPTPSTTSGGQGGNPEVEKAAYSEAFALIKERKFDDAVVALKAFLEQYPSGAYSANARYWLGEVYLATEQSDLAQTAFERVLSDFPKHRKAPDASYKLGRAYYNQGDLEKARSYFQATIDSYPGSTSAKLSQEFLKKL
- the nadA gene encoding quinolinate synthase NadA — its product is MDPARKLALKDEVKSLLKERDAVLVAHYYTPDVIQELAEETGGCVSDSLEMARFGNQHEASTLLVAGVRFMGETAKILTPNKRVIMPTLEATCSLDLGCPVDEFSAFCDQHPDREVVVYANTSAAVKARADWVVTSSIALQVVEHLMDQGKKLIWAPDKHLGSYIQEQTGADMLMWDAACIVHEEFKAKGIVELKRVYPDAAVLVHPESPSSVVAMADVVGSTSQLIQAAKTLPNEMLIVATDRGIFHKMRQAAPGKQFIEAPTGGTGATCRSCAHCPWMALNELEVMVDTLKAGSNEVQVDPELARKAMIPLQRMLQFSAEQVV
- a CDS encoding M48 family metalloprotease; translation: MPKFTNMVALCSVLCSSSLAPANAQEQTLPSLGDSSSAIVSTQQEYYLGRAWLQALRRQAPTIDDPEMKEYAENLIYRLLETSQVKDRRLEVVILNSPELNAFAVPGGIVGINSGLFLYAANEQQFASVLAHELAHLSQRHFARNVEEAERNRIPSLAATLGSVLLIAAGGGDAGLAALATSQAAIQSQRMKFSRQNEREADNVGIQNMARADMDPRAMPEMFEAMNRATRFSGQRPPEFLSTHPVTENRIAESRARAEQYPLKHFTDNPTYHLMRVKAQINHSRDPRKAINRYKAELENGSSTPEFAVRYGLALSLTKAQKLDQAQQTLAPLIKAEPDNLHYMIAQSQIDSKRGHYKAAGKRLRDALEFSPDNLPLAMNYADILLAERKYKEGERILTQLANKRPNDPDVWYILAEARGLAKDILGVHLARAEFFYLTGDMDQAIKHLEYAQTQIKGNFALSAKIEQQIKDLRTYQQNMGF
- a CDS encoding sulfurtransferase TusA family protein, translated to MNYVVIGYYRWLIMLKTLAAMLVKESRVTLVIDVELDAKGLNCPLPLLKAKQALNGMEGGQVLRVEATDAGSVRDFKAFCEVAGHKLIASEEVDGTFVHTVKKGAL
- a CDS encoding AI-2E family transporter, whose amino-acid sequence is MTRFFKGWLHRYFFDEEAVILSVLLIVGFVVVLTMGTMLAPVFAAMVLAFLLQGLVNQLKQRRLSHNLSVSLVFMLFITSFLVILLIVLPLIGDQVSRLFGELPRMIGDAHHALSVLPDEYPGFISDTQVTVWIDTLNNQITNVGQWFVSFSLSSIPGFVGVLIYLVLVPILVFFFLKDSGVLAAWAGGLLPRQRPMMNQVYEEMSDQIANYVRGKAIEILIVGGVTYLAFAILGVRYAALLGLLVGLSVVVPYIGAAVVTIPVALIGFFQWGWGNEFIVLMVVYGIIQALDGNVLVPLLFSEAVNLHPIAIIVAVLVFGGLWGFWGVFFAIPLATLLKALMTAWPKPEEEESTSS
- a CDS encoding peroxiredoxin, producing MSFSVGEAVTDFRAQATSEKDIVLSALKGYQVVIYFYPKDSTPGCTTEGQDFRDLYNDFKAAKTLIFGVSRDSLRSHENFKAKQEFPFELISDTDEALCTLFDVIKMKNMYGKQVRGIERSTFLIDAEGVLKQEWRKLKVKGHAEEVLAAAQSLAN
- the dapA gene encoding 4-hydroxy-tetrahydrodipicolinate synthase: MITGSMVALVTPMHEDGNVDWDGLTRIVDFHLREGTNSIVAVGTTGESATLDVTEHCQVISRVVKQVEGRIPVIAGTGANSTHEAFELTQEAKGLGVDACLLVTPYYNKPTQEGMYQHFKYIAERVEIPQILYNVPGRTSVDLLPETVERLALVDNIVGIKEATGDIERAKRLIANCSADFAVYSGDDPTAVELILAGGKGNISVTANVAPAKMSELCRLALAGKADEARRLNEELMPLHSNLFVESNPIPVKWALQEMGMIEGGIRLPLTPLSEPSQAIVRDVLKRNKLL
- the bamC gene encoding outer membrane protein assembly factor BamC; the protein is MHKLRMLAVLTAMILLSGCVNDYIRDRGNDYRSAELYPVTQLPEGYDDSRFDTLMLIPEQGDGPKGEEFVVPRPNAIVLAGDTDLYRIEQDGNARWILSQKKPGQVWPALISFWESSGINLEVNDPANGEMETSWVVINETEQKDQVRRIIGNLLGSDISDDMQDKFRINMQQGVQEGTTEVHLLHARAPADEENPAVNWGTDDTSDLVQSAMLNEMLVFALSLSDEPESVSLVAQDLSIGTRTSLVEDGNGNPTLRLDLAYDRSWAAIGRALQATTIKVVDRDRGQGLYYLEINHGEELTVATEEEEEGGLFDWFSDDDATDNKPGVDSYQLRLTRVGSQVKVTLERSVTELAPREISLDLLTLLKDNLS